Below is a genomic region from Gammaproteobacteria bacterium.
CGAATCAGGACACGAATCTGTCGAGTTCGTGATCGTTGCTGCCGGGCCCAATGCGGCTTCACCACATCACTTCCCGTCCGAACGAGAGATACAGCCGGGGGAACTCGTCCTCTTCGATTTCGGGGGCCGGCGCGCCGGGTACAACAGCGATACGACACGCTGTGTGGCAGTTGGCAACGTCGGCGCGGAGGTCGACGAGGCCTACCAGGTGCTGCAAGCGGCACAAGAGGCAGGTGTCAACGCGGCCAGGGTTGGGCTGAGCTGCCAAGACGTCGATCGTGCCGCCCGTTCGGTTATCGATGCAGCGGGATATGGAGAGCAGTTTCTGCATCGGACAGGGCACGGCATCGGACTGAACGTTCATGAGACACCGTTCATGATCGAGGGGAACGAACTCCCGATCGAGCCGGGCTTCGCCTTCAGCGTCGAGCCGGGGATTTACGTGGAAGGAAAGTGGGGCATGCGGATTGAAGACATCGTGATTGTGACCGATGGCGAACCCATCAAGTGCAACACGAGCAGTAGGCAACTAGTGAGGTTCTGAGACCGAGCTCAAGACAGTTAAGGAGAAGATCCAGTGACTGAATCCTCGAAATCCGTTCGACTCGCGGTTGACGTGGGTGGGACGTTCACCGACATCGTGGCTCTCGACTTGAATGGTGGTGGGTTGCGTTTCGACAAGGTGCCGACAACGCCTGCAATGCCCAGCCAGGGGGTGTTGGATTCCTTTGAGCGTGCGCAGGTCGATGCCGACCGGGTCTCATACTTTGTGCACGGCACAACTCTCGGGCTGAATGCGCTCTTGACACGGTCTGGCGCCAACACGGCGATCGTAACGACCGAAGGATTCCGAGATGTCTATCTGCTCGGGCGTACGGACCGGGTGCCGATGTACGACTTCAAGTACAAGAAGCCCGAGAGTCTCGTTCCGCGCCATCAGATCTTCGAGGTTCCCGAACGCATGAACTACCAGGGAGAGGTGTTGCGTCCCTTCGATGTCGACTCCGCACGCAAGGTGGCGCGCCAGATCCAGGATCTCGGCTTGGAGGCGGTCGCAGTGTGCTTCCTGCATTCCTACGCCAACCCCGAACACGAACTCCTGATGAAGGACATGTTCCAAGAGGTGGCGCCTGGCCTCGAGGTGACCATCTCCCATGAGCTCACTCGCGAATACCGAGAGTACGAGCGTCTCAGCACCGCCGTGCTGGATGGATACATCAAGCCGGTCGTCCGCAAGTACATCGGGCTGCTGGAAGATGCCCTCGACGAAGGTAGATTCGACGGACATTTCCTCATGACCCGCTCCGGCGGTGGGGCCATGACAGCCGGCAGTGCGAAGGAATCTCCCGTCAACCTGATCCTGTCGGGTCCGGCCGGCGGTGTGATCGGCGCCGCCTGGTTCGCGGCTGTCGCGAATGAGCCGAACCTGATCACGATCGATATGGGCGGCACGAGTCTGGACGCTTCGCTCATCATCGACGAGAGCGCCGTGCTGCTGCATGAGGCCGTGTTCGAAGGTCTTCCGATAACGATTCCGTCGCTCTACATCAACACGATTGGCGCCGGGGGTGGCTCGAAGGTCTGGATCGACGATGGTGGACATCTCCAGGTGGGCCCGCAGAGCGCAGGAGCCGACCCGGGTCCGGCAGCGTACGGTCGGGGCGGAACCGATGCGACGTTCACCGACGCGGCGCTGAAGGTCGGCTACCTGGGGTCCGACCACGCGCTTGCAGGGACGCTCCGTCTCGACGAGGGACTCGCAGAGCAGGCGCTCGAGCCGAGCGCATCGGCGCTCGGACTGAGCGTCGACCAGGTTGCCCTCGGGGTTATCCAGATCGCGGTCACCAAGATCGTCGGAGCTGTTCGGGGGATCACCGTGGAACTTGGCCACAATCCGAGAGACTTCACGCTACTGGCCTTTGGCGGTGGCGGCGGGCTGGTGGCAGTCGACGTTGCCAAGGAGTTGTCCATTCCCCGTGTCGTGATCCCTCCGGGCCCAGGAGCGTTCTCGGCGTTTGGCATGCTCATGGCCAATGTTCAGCACGACTTTTCCCGAACACGCGTGACGCTCCTCGAAGAAGCCGACCCTGGCAACTTCGAACAACAGTTCTCCGACATGATGTCCGAGGCCCAGGTTGCCCTCAGCGGTGAAGGTTTCGGACCGGATCGCCGGCAGCTGCTGCGGTTCATGGATCTCCGATACCTCGGCCAGGAACACTCGGTGTCGATTCCAGTCGGTTCGAAGATCGACGAAGCCGAGATCGACCGAATCCAGGAGGCCTTCGCTCTTGCGCACGAGCGCCAATACGGCCACGCCATGACTGATCCGGTGGAGGTCGTGACGCTTCGGTTGCAGGCCCTCGGTGTTGTCGAACGACCGGTGCTGAGAGAGATCGAGCCGAACCGAGGCGCCGTCAAACCATTCGGTGAACGCCAGGTCTATCGGGCAAGCGGGTCGCGTGTGCCGTACTCGCTCTATGAACGCGAAGAACTACGTCAGGGTGCTCGCATAGAGGGACCGGCTGTCATCAGTGAACACACGGCCACCACCGTCATCCACGAAGGGGATGTCGCCGTGGTGGGACCGTACGGAGAGCTACAGATCACGGTAGCTCGGGAGGAGGAGATCCATGGTTGATTCCATCACCGTCGAAGTCATCCGACACAGCCTGCTGGCTTCCGCCAATGAAATGGCCAGAAACCTCTGCCGGACCGCATACAACACGGTTGTCTACGAGATCCACGACTACGGGATAGGGCTCCATGACGCGGAAGGGAATGTGGTCGCCGACACGCCCGGCATCGCCATCTTCACAGGTGGAAACGATTTCGGAGTCCAGAAGACGATCGAATTCCTCGGGATGGAGAATCTCCATCCGGGTGATGTCATCTTGCTCAACTACCCCTACTGGTCATGTGCCCACACGCTGGATGCGTTGGTTCTGGCACCGATCTTCGTCGAGGATTCCCTCCTTGCCTTCGCTTCGTGCCGGGTTCACCTGCTCGACCTCAAGCAGAAGGACGCGGGGTATGTGCTGGATTCCACGAGCATGTATCAAGAGGGGATCTTCTTCCCGGCGGTGAAGCTCTACAACCGTGGGGTGTTGAACGAGGACATCGTGAACATCATCAAGTTCAACAGTCGGATGCCCGAGCGCACCTTGGGCGATCTCCAGGCGGAGGTTTCGGCTGTCCAGACCGGTGAGCGCCGTGTGCGGGAGATAGCGGCCAAATATGGTGCCGACACGGTCGCGGAGGCGATGCAGGAAATCAACGATCATGGTGAGCGGCTGGCGCGAGCGGCACTCGCCAAACTCCCGAAAGGGTCGTGGAGTGCCTTCGACTACTGCGATTCGGACGGAATCGACCTCGACGAGATGATCAAGATGGAGGTGACGGTCACCGTTACCGACGAGAAGATGGTCATCGATTGGAGCAAGACAGACAAACCGGCCAAAGGGCCGATCAACTTGCCGCGTGGCATGACGATGGCAGCGACGATGATGGCGTTCAAGTCTCTGACGACTCCCGACACGCCGGTCTGCGCAGGAAACTTCCGCCCTCTCGAGGTCATTACGAAGCCTGGATCGCTGATGGAAGCAGTGCCGCCGATGCCAACGTTCACACTGTGGCCCGGGCTGCTGGCGGCCGAGGTGGTGACCAAGGCACTTGCCAAGGGCATGCCGGACATCGTGCCGGCCTGCACCGGAGGGGACGTATGTGACGTGATGGCACTGGGCACCGACCCGCGTTCCGGCGCACCCTGGCTCGAAGCCACGAACGATGCAGTGGGATTCGGTGGTCACGCCGGCGGCGACGGTGAGGACGGCATCATGCACATCACTGAGCCGGGCTGTCGGAACAACCCGATCGAAGTACTGGAGACGAAGGCCCCACTGCTCATCGAGCGATACGGTTACCGTCCGGATTCGGGTGGGCCGGGGAAGCATCGGGGAGGAGTCGGCGTCGAGAGGGCCTACCGTTTCCTTGCCCCAGCGTCGGCGATCGTGATCAACTTCAAGACCCGTACTCGCCCATGGGCGATCGGCGAAGGAGAGACCGGGTTGAACAACACCGTCGTTGTCAATCCCGGTACCGACGATGAGAAGCACGTCGGGGTGAGCTACAACCACTTCGATGCAGAAGGCAGGATCGTGAACCTGACAGGAGGCGGAGGTGGCTGGGGCAACCCCTTCGAGCGTGACCCTCTGAAGGTGGCAGCCGACGTGAGGATGGGCCTGGTAACTGCAGATCACGCCGCCGCCGCGTACGGTGTCGTGGTCGATCCCGAGACCTTCGACGTGAATGTCGATGCCACGACCCGGCTCAGGGATTCGGCCGAGGGGAAGGGCGAGTGAGACCAGGGGAGGGAACTCTGTGAACCGTGTGTTCTCCAAGGGTGTGCTTGGTGTAACCAGCCGGCCGGCAGTCCAACACCTGTTCACCAGATCGGCCGGAAGGCGTCTGGCCGAGCGTTTCGTCGCAGGCGAACAGTTGGATGACGCGATACGGGTGGCGCACCGTCTCAACGCTCGCGGGATGAGCGTGTCACTCGACCGCCTCGGCGAAGCCGTGAGTGATCCCGCGGCTGCCGACGCTGCTCGGGATGCCTACATCGAGTGTCTGGACCGGATGCGGTCAGAGGAGATCGTGGGAAACATCTCGGTGAAACTCACTCAGCTTGGACTGGCCATCGATGAGATGCGTGCCGTAAGCGCTCTGGGTGAGGTCGCCGTGTCGGCGAAGGAAGCAGGCACCACGATCACGGTGGACATGGAGGACAGCTCGTACACCCAGCAGACGATCGACGTTTATCTCGCTGTGCAAGCCGAACTCGGGAATCTGGGATTGGCGGTTCAGGCCTATCTGTACAGGACCCCGGGCGACGTCGCTTCCGTGGCCAAGTCCGGTGGACACATCCGGCTGTGCAAGGGCGCATACGCCGAACCTGCCGATGTCGCGATCCAGAAGAAGACTGAGATCCGGGAGGCCTACGGCAAACTGCTCGAACAGCTGATCGATCAGCCGGATGCTCTGCCTGCGATCGCGACTCACGACGGAGACCTGGTCGAACTGGCTGCGGCCTTGGCGGGGGAACGATCTCGAAAGTTCGAGTATCAGATGCTGTATGGAGTGAGGAACTCGTTCCAGACCGAGATCGTCGAGCAGGGGCACCGGCTTCGGGTGTACGTACCTTACGGGACAGAGTGGTATCCATACCTGACTCGGCGACTCGCCGAACGACCCGCGAACCTGTGGTTCTTCGTCCGTGCAATGCTCGGGACATGACCGATCGAGATGCATTCGCGCATCTCCCGGCCCCCGTGTCGTGGCGATTCTCGGGGCGGGTAGAACGTAGGTTCCTCTGTCGAGCTTGGTGATTGGTGTCGCTCTTGCCTGTCGATCAAGAATCGGAGGTAGATCGAGCGCACGCCGCGGCGGCGTTTCTTGGCGCGTTGTCGACCGAGGCGTCTGAAGAGGAAGCCGGCGTAGGCGGCTACGTCGGTATCGAGGTTGCGCCGTTACGAGGGATGGTCATCGTGGCGCATCTCCCTCCGTTTCGGTGCCCGGGCCTACGACGTGGTGGGGCATTCCTCGAACTCGCGCTCGCTCCGAGTTCGTTGGAGCGTTGCCCGGCGGACCCATCGCATCGCAAACCTGCGTCTGTGTACACCATCCGTTGCGCCGGGCGTCTCTCAGGAGTTCACGATCTACAGGTTCGCCGTTGCCTTCACAATCCCGGTGGGTTACGCTCGTTCGATCTGTCTATCCGACCGGCAAGATGGTCTCCGAACCCCTTGGTAACATGATCGATGCCTTGGCCGACAAGGTTGGGAGTCCTCTCATTCTCGAGGATGAGCGTCAGCGACTCGTTGTGCACAGTCCGCATCACGAGATCCCTGACGATGGTCGGCGCAAAGCGATCATGGCTCGTTCTCTGACCCCCGAGATGATGGCGTGGTGCGAGAGCTTCGGAATCCGCACGGCCGATGGTCCCATCAGAACACCCAGGGACGACACAGTCGGACTGGTTGGAAGAGTGTGCATGCCCGTACGATTCCAGGGAACGCTGGTTGGATACATATGGGCGATCGACGACCCGCCGTTGTCAGAAGATGCCGTTGAGGCCATCGTGAGGGGCGCCGAGGAAATCGCGTCTGCTCTGTATCGCTTCCGCCAGGTGAGCAGGGCTCGATCAGACCTGTTCCGCGGCCTTGTCTCGTCGTCACCCGAGGTGCGGCGCTCGGCTTCCAGCGACGCTGGAGCGGACGTGATCCTCCGTCCGGGGACAAAGGCGATCCTTCTGGTGGTGCGAGGAGCCTCGTTCGGTGCCATCGAACCGCTGCTCCGGAAAGAAGCCTCCATTGTTGCGTGGTACACCGACAAGGAGGAGATGGTGATCCTTGTGGATGAGCCAAGCCGGCAGCCGAGAACCGCCCGGAAGCTGGCAGCGCAAATCCTCACGCGTTGTCGTGCTGACGATCTGGAGCCGGTGGTCGGTCTGAGCAGCCCTCATTTGGGCGTGGATCTTCACACTGCGTTGATGGAGGCCTCAGATGCAGCTCGGGTGGGGGATGCGGTCCCTTCGGTTGGGCGGCTCGTGGACTGGTCGACGCTCGGTATCTACCGGATGCTGGTGCGTGCAGCCGCCGCAGACACCGGAGGTCTC
It encodes:
- a CDS encoding hydantoinase/oxoprolinase family protein, translated to MTESSKSVRLAVDVGGTFTDIVALDLNGGGLRFDKVPTTPAMPSQGVLDSFERAQVDADRVSYFVHGTTLGLNALLTRSGANTAIVTTEGFRDVYLLGRTDRVPMYDFKYKKPESLVPRHQIFEVPERMNYQGEVLRPFDVDSARKVARQIQDLGLEAVAVCFLHSYANPEHELLMKDMFQEVAPGLEVTISHELTREYREYERLSTAVLDGYIKPVVRKYIGLLEDALDEGRFDGHFLMTRSGGGAMTAGSAKESPVNLILSGPAGGVIGAAWFAAVANEPNLITIDMGGTSLDASLIIDESAVLLHEAVFEGLPITIPSLYINTIGAGGGSKVWIDDGGHLQVGPQSAGADPGPAAYGRGGTDATFTDAALKVGYLGSDHALAGTLRLDEGLAEQALEPSASALGLSVDQVALGVIQIAVTKIVGAVRGITVELGHNPRDFTLLAFGGGGGLVAVDVAKELSIPRVVIPPGPGAFSAFGMLMANVQHDFSRTRVTLLEEADPGNFEQQFSDMMSEAQVALSGEGFGPDRRQLLRFMDLRYLGQEHSVSIPVGSKIDEAEIDRIQEAFALAHERQYGHAMTDPVEVVTLRLQALGVVERPVLREIEPNRGAVKPFGERQVYRASGSRVPYSLYEREELRQGARIEGPAVISEHTATTVIHEGDVAVVGPYGELQITVAREEEIHG
- a CDS encoding hydantoinase B/oxoprolinase family protein, translated to MVDSITVEVIRHSLLASANEMARNLCRTAYNTVVYEIHDYGIGLHDAEGNVVADTPGIAIFTGGNDFGVQKTIEFLGMENLHPGDVILLNYPYWSCAHTLDALVLAPIFVEDSLLAFASCRVHLLDLKQKDAGYVLDSTSMYQEGIFFPAVKLYNRGVLNEDIVNIIKFNSRMPERTLGDLQAEVSAVQTGERRVREIAAKYGADTVAEAMQEINDHGERLARAALAKLPKGSWSAFDYCDSDGIDLDEMIKMEVTVTVTDEKMVIDWSKTDKPAKGPINLPRGMTMAATMMAFKSLTTPDTPVCAGNFRPLEVITKPGSLMEAVPPMPTFTLWPGLLAAEVVTKALAKGMPDIVPACTGGDVCDVMALGTDPRSGAPWLEATNDAVGFGGHAGGDGEDGIMHITEPGCRNNPIEVLETKAPLLIERYGYRPDSGGPGKHRGGVGVERAYRFLAPASAIVINFKTRTRPWAIGEGETGLNNTVVVNPGTDDEKHVGVSYNHFDAEGRIVNLTGGGGGWGNPFERDPLKVAADVRMGLVTADHAAAAYGVVVDPETFDVNVDATTRLRDSAEGKGE
- a CDS encoding proline dehydrogenase produces the protein MNRVFSKGVLGVTSRPAVQHLFTRSAGRRLAERFVAGEQLDDAIRVAHRLNARGMSVSLDRLGEAVSDPAAADAARDAYIECLDRMRSEEIVGNISVKLTQLGLAIDEMRAVSALGEVAVSAKEAGTTITVDMEDSSYTQQTIDVYLAVQAELGNLGLAVQAYLYRTPGDVASVAKSGGHIRLCKGAYAEPADVAIQKKTEIREAYGKLLEQLIDQPDALPAIATHDGDLVELAAALAGERSRKFEYQMLYGVRNSFQTEIVEQGHRLRVYVPYGTEWYPYLTRRLAERPANLWFFVRAMLGT